A single genomic interval of Clostridium facile harbors:
- a CDS encoding sensor histidine kinase codes for MSTGLWIVIELITNAIESYIMLDFIVQYLGFKTEEKKWKYFQWICWGILFAEITFFTLPSKVEFFSVLVSMTICFIFSLLCLQGKTLQIVYTVFLSIILDVLTAVISGGICGLLFDSSWYQVYLGRDVSRIILLVFSKVLYFYLSRLILRFKFRSDTSVAWWIMLSLNPLVSAILLFCIVMIAHDTLQKYLIYILIAAFSILILNIVTYWIFIRSQKDNQKQIEYKISLEKERTKKQFAEELKASNQQLHALRHDLKSYHTSLLSLLRNNHPEGAIKLLEENLDYIDQTRRFIFTDNILVDGVINNKIALLQDERVKTTFSVSSLKTIAESSLNEMDLCLILDNLLENILDYYKSNPKTDTKEVYFELFENSRFIRIIVKNSISGSVLKGNEKLFTTKKDKNLHGFGIPKVKKLVKKYNGIINIFEENGFFCVDLILYFKLK; via the coding sequence ATGTCAACTGGTTTATGGATAGTGATAGAATTAATAACCAATGCGATAGAATCCTATATTATGCTCGATTTTATCGTACAGTATTTAGGATTTAAAACAGAGGAGAAAAAATGGAAATACTTTCAATGGATCTGTTGGGGAATATTATTTGCAGAGATTACTTTTTTCACATTACCTTCAAAAGTAGAGTTTTTTTCTGTTCTTGTTTCAATGACTATTTGTTTTATTTTTTCATTATTATGTTTACAAGGTAAAACCTTACAAATAGTTTATACAGTTTTTCTTTCAATTATATTGGATGTACTAACAGCTGTTATATCAGGAGGTATTTGTGGATTACTCTTTGATTCTAGCTGGTATCAAGTTTATTTAGGCAGAGATGTTAGCAGAATTATTTTATTAGTTTTTTCTAAGGTTCTATATTTTTACCTTTCCCGTTTAATCCTGCGGTTTAAATTCCGTTCAGATACATCAGTAGCCTGGTGGATTATGTTAAGCCTAAATCCTCTTGTATCTGCTATATTACTGTTTTGTATTGTTATGATAGCGCATGACACATTACAAAAATATTTAATTTATATTTTGATTGCAGCTTTTTCTATCTTAATTTTAAATATCGTAACATACTGGATATTTATCCGATCCCAAAAAGATAATCAAAAACAAATTGAATATAAAATATCACTGGAAAAGGAACGAACCAAAAAACAATTCGCAGAAGAGTTAAAAGCTTCCAACCAGCAACTACATGCTTTGCGGCATGATTTAAAATCATACCATACATCACTGTTGTCGCTGCTAAGAAATAATCATCCCGAAGGTGCTATTAAACTTCTGGAAGAAAACCTGGACTATATTGATCAGACCAGAAGGTTTATTTTTACCGATAATATTTTAGTAGATGGTGTAATCAATAACAAAATAGCATTGCTGCAAGATGAACGTGTTAAAACAACATTTTCAGTTTCTTCCCTTAAAACAATTGCGGAAAGCAGTTTAAACGAGATGGACCTCTGCTTAATACTGGATAATCTATTGGAAAATATTTTAGATTATTATAAATCCAACCCCAAAACAGACACAAAAGAAGTTTACTTTGAACTTTTTGAAAATAGCCGTTTTATCCGTATTATTGTAAAAAATTCGATTTCCGGTTCTGTCTTAAAAGGTAACGAAAAATTATTTACCACAAAAAAAGATAAAAATCTTCATGGCTTTGGTATCCCAAAAGTCAAAAAGCTAGTGAAAAAATACAATGGCATCATCAATATATTTGAGGAAAATGGCTTTTTCTGTGTAGACCTCATACTATATTTCAAATTAAAGTAA
- a CDS encoding glycosyl hydrolase: protein MKKAKKLIAAVTSLALAASCFTGVLPVQAAESGNSTFQTEFKNASNHDSKLRVRYWIPGGWAAKDLDEIDREIKELADAGYGCVEVADVRDKMSQSELDALAQKDENGDTYLYGSKNWEKSVKQILKSAKKYGLTVDMTFGQRWPASSNEITPNDDAAAKELVYGTVELSNGQNYQGSVPVTSKVTTTNEENPVIENDLIGIYAAKYDSTKEVETGGGWMQPATKYTQYSLDQSTMVQLTPNENGEIDFTAPDDNYVVVAIYQRGTGQLVGYQPSMDNHTGTNYDAYVVDHFSDAGVNVMQKYYENNLFSDPETAELIKEVGGNWFEDSLEMTTAGLWTYDMLEEFQEETGYDLTNYLPFVLKVTGMDSISNNSPFILTDDTDNLVTNVRNDYVETLSNLYNYERTQDMVDWAETYGMGYRVQAYGSTIDSALTSAIATTPEGESLTFGNKHDSFRVMAAGRDMGGNTILSDEIGANFGYGSAYGFPFDDLIANFNKNYAAGVNSMYLHGYSYAYSPEAQWPGFHAFGSDIPGPFSSRMPEWEHINDITGYIDRTQYVLQQGVQKTDVAIYQPTYNASYGAPYYTDTGLTEAGYSYQFFTRSLFNLDSAVIKDGVLNPDGPGYRAMIINNVSSMAVETIDKLIEYANAGFPIIVVGQTPTTSISLVDNAQDVVNKFNELLAIDGVVQVENTSEVVSALEAKGIEPAVDKQTANADIVTIHRTTEDADFYYLFNDAGEQAQLEIALEGNGTPYLLDGWTGEITPIANYTVEDGQIIVPVDLATNDAMMVGISSTGIFGEPADNHTISSNAKVSYKDGNLTVRATEDGTYTVVDEEGKEYNYNVTGLAESIDLNDWNLTVQSWSKGDNADNDVLDTKKEDIAVGKTDLIAWKDIPQLGSTVSGIGTYSTTFNFDTSNNTSAYLDVTEVFDTFRVFVNGQQLPAINQITKQIDLGDYLVDGENTLVIEVASTLANAVGSKKIQEYGVIGDVCVIPYQDITVKEADKGVLNSVIAYAEQAKASGEYDNAIESVQKTFDAALENAKAVANNAAATQEEVNAAWKTLLNEIHKLGFVAGDKTELASLIAAAEGIDLSKYVEAGQAEFTAALETAQTVFDDGDAMQAEINEVADNLLNAMLNLRYKADKSILEEVVAEAEKVDANAYTAESYAVLEAAVNDAKAVLENENATQEEVDAAVQSVQAAMDSLVAVEGMETETPSDNNATQTGQENTTTKANAAKTGDFAPIAGVVMLAVAGTAVLLSRKKK from the coding sequence AGCGGCTGTTACATCGCTTGCTTTAGCAGCAAGCTGTTTTACAGGGGTACTTCCTGTCCAGGCTGCAGAAAGTGGAAATTCTACTTTCCAAACAGAATTTAAAAATGCAAGTAATCATGATTCAAAATTAAGGGTACGTTATTGGATTCCAGGTGGATGGGCAGCAAAAGACCTGGATGAAATTGACCGGGAGATTAAAGAACTTGCGGATGCGGGTTACGGCTGTGTTGAGGTTGCGGATGTAAGGGATAAGATGAGCCAATCCGAGCTGGATGCTTTAGCTCAAAAAGATGAAAATGGGGACACCTATTTATATGGCTCTAAAAACTGGGAGAAATCTGTAAAACAGATTTTAAAATCTGCGAAAAAATATGGCCTTACTGTGGATATGACATTTGGACAACGTTGGCCGGCATCTTCCAATGAAATTACGCCAAATGATGATGCCGCAGCGAAAGAACTGGTTTATGGCACAGTGGAATTGTCAAACGGGCAAAATTATCAAGGTAGTGTACCTGTTACTTCCAAAGTTACTACTACGAATGAAGAAAACCCTGTTATTGAAAATGATTTAATTGGTATTTACGCTGCAAAATACGATTCTACCAAAGAAGTGGAAACTGGAGGAGGCTGGATGCAGCCAGCAACAAAATATACCCAGTACTCCTTGGACCAATCCACAATGGTACAGTTAACTCCAAACGAAAATGGGGAAATTGATTTCACAGCACCAGATGACAATTATGTTGTAGTAGCGATTTACCAGCGTGGTACAGGACAGTTGGTAGGATACCAGCCTTCTATGGATAACCACACAGGCACAAATTACGATGCTTATGTAGTAGACCATTTTAGCGACGCTGGCGTCAATGTAATGCAGAAATACTATGAAAACAACCTGTTCTCTGACCCTGAAACCGCTGAATTGATAAAAGAAGTAGGTGGGAACTGGTTCGAGGATTCTTTGGAAATGACGACAGCAGGACTGTGGACATACGATATGTTGGAGGAATTCCAAGAAGAAACTGGGTATGATTTAACCAACTATCTTCCATTTGTATTAAAAGTAACAGGTATGGATAGCATTTCCAACAATTCACCTTTTATATTGACAGATGATACAGACAATTTAGTAACCAATGTCAGAAATGATTATGTGGAAACGTTAAGTAATTTATATAACTATGAACGTACCCAAGATATGGTGGATTGGGCAGAAACTTACGGTATGGGATACCGGGTACAAGCGTATGGTTCTACGATTGATTCTGCTTTAACTTCTGCTATTGCTACTACCCCTGAAGGAGAATCTCTTACCTTTGGAAATAAACACGATAGTTTCCGTGTAATGGCAGCAGGTCGTGATATGGGCGGAAACACCATTTTATCCGATGAGATTGGTGCCAACTTTGGATATGGCAGCGCATATGGCTTCCCATTTGACGATTTGATTGCAAACTTTAACAAGAACTATGCAGCAGGAGTTAACTCCATGTATCTCCACGGTTATTCTTATGCGTATTCACCAGAGGCACAATGGCCAGGTTTCCATGCGTTTGGCAGTGATATTCCAGGACCGTTTAGCTCTAGAATGCCAGAATGGGAACATATTAATGATATTACAGGATATATTGACCGCACTCAATATGTATTACAGCAAGGGGTACAAAAAACTGATGTGGCAATTTATCAACCAACTTATAACGCAAGCTATGGCGCTCCATATTATACCGATACAGGTTTGACTGAAGCGGGTTATTCCTATCAATTCTTTACTAGAAGTTTGTTTAACCTAGATAGCGCTGTTATAAAAGATGGCGTATTAAATCCAGATGGTCCAGGATATCGTGCAATGATAATCAACAATGTTTCTTCCATGGCGGTTGAAACCATTGACAAATTAATTGAATATGCAAATGCAGGGTTCCCAATTATTGTAGTGGGACAGACTCCAACTACATCTATTTCTTTAGTAGACAATGCCCAGGATGTTGTAAATAAATTTAATGAGTTGTTAGCGATAGATGGCGTTGTTCAAGTAGAAAATACTTCTGAAGTAGTATCCGCTCTAGAAGCGAAAGGTATTGAACCAGCAGTGGATAAACAGACTGCAAATGCAGATATCGTTACAATCCATCGTACTACAGAAGACGCTGATTTTTATTACTTATTTAATGATGCAGGGGAACAGGCACAATTGGAAATTGCATTGGAAGGTAATGGAACCCCATACTTGTTAGACGGATGGACTGGTGAAATCACTCCAATTGCAAATTACACAGTTGAAGATGGACAAATCATCGTTCCAGTTGACCTCGCTACCAATGATGCAATGATGGTTGGTATTTCTTCCACAGGTATCTTTGGAGAACCAGCAGATAATCATACTATTTCTTCCAATGCTAAAGTCAGCTATAAAGATGGCAATTTGACAGTACGTGCAACAGAAGATGGAACCTATACTGTAGTAGATGAAGAAGGAAAAGAATACAACTACAATGTAACTGGCCTTGCAGAATCAATTGATTTAAATGACTGGAATTTAACAGTGCAAAGTTGGAGCAAGGGTGATAACGCTGATAATGACGTATTGGATACCAAGAAAGAAGATATTGCAGTAGGCAAAACAGATTTGATTGCTTGGAAAGACATCCCACAATTGGGTTCAACAGTATCCGGTATTGGTACTTACAGTACAACATTTAATTTTGATACTAGCAATAACACCAGTGCATATTTGGATGTAACAGAAGTATTTGATACCTTCCGTGTATTTGTAAATGGACAGCAATTGCCTGCCATCAATCAGATTACCAAACAGATTGATTTAGGCGACTATTTGGTAGATGGAGAGAACACCTTGGTAATTGAAGTCGCTTCTACTTTAGCAAACGCAGTTGGTTCTAAAAAGATTCAAGAGTATGGCGTTATCGGGGATGTATGCGTGATTCCTTACCAGGATATTACGGTAAAAGAAGCAGATAAAGGCGTTTTGAATTCTGTGATTGCTTATGCGGAACAAGCCAAAGCAAGCGGGGAATATGACAATGCCATTGAAAGTGTACAAAAAACATTTGATGCAGCATTGGAAAATGCCAAGGCAGTAGCAAATAACGCAGCAGCAACCCAGGAAGAAGTAAATGCAGCATGGAAAACACTGTTGAACGAAATCCATAAATTAGGATTTGTAGCAGGCGATAAAACAGAGTTAGCAAGCTTAATCGCAGCAGCAGAAGGGATTGACCTGAGCAAATATGTAGAAGCAGGTCAAGCAGAATTTACCGCAGCATTGGAAACAGCACAAACTGTATTTGATGATGGAGATGCAATGCAGGCGGAAATCAATGAAGTAGCGGATAATCTGTTAAACGCAATGTTGAACCTGAGATACAAAGCGGATAAATCTATTTTGGAAGAAGTAGTAGCAGAGGCAGAGAAAGTGGATGCGAACGCATACACAGCAGAAAGCTACGCAGTACTAGAAGCAGCAGTAAATGACGCAAAAGCAGTACTGGAAAATGAAAACGCAACCCAGGAAGAAGTAGACGCAGCAGTACAATCTGTGCAGGCTGCAATGGATAGTTTAGTAGCAGTAGAAGGGATGGAAACAGAAACACCGTCTGATAACAATGCTACTCAGACTGGACAGGAAAATACAACAACAAAAGCAAACGCAGCGAAAACAGGGGATTTTGCTCCAATCGCAGGTGTAGTAATGTTGGCAGTAGCAGGCACAGCAGTATTACTTTCCCGTAAGAAAAAATAA